The region GCGTTATGATTTGCAAACGATTGGTGAAGTTGCGGCACTGTGCGGTTTTGAAGACAGCAATTACTTTTCTGTCGTGTTCCATCAGGCGTTCGGTGTTTCGCCCAGCGCCTACCGCCAGCGCTTTCTGGATGCGGAGTGACTGTGCTTTTTGTCCTGTTCTAACGTTGTATAGCCATAGTGACACCTGCATCGTTCGGGGTTAATATCATTGGTGACACCAGTGATATTAATCGGAGCACATCATGGCTGACACGCCACGCCAAACCACGACGCTGCGCATCGATCAGGACATTAAAGAACGACTGAAAACGTTGGCCGATGACCGCCATAGCTCAGCCCATGCGCTAATGCTGGAAGCCATCGCCGAATACGTGGAGCGTGAAGAAAAACGCAGTCAGTACCGTAAAGAGGCGCTGGCCGCGTGGGAGGAATACCAGAACACCGGCGAACACATCACCGCTGATGAGACGGTCACCTGGTTAGAATCCTGGGGTTCTGGGCATGAACAGGATGCGCCTGCATGCCACAAGTGATTGTTTCAGAACGCGCAAGACGTGATTTGCAGCGTCTGCAGGATTTTCTAAAAAACAAAAATGCGCTGGCTGCGAAAAAGGCCGCTGAAGTTTTGATTCGGGGCATTCGTCAGTTAGAAGCGCTGCCGAATATCGGGCGACCCGTTGAACATCTCCCTCTTGAATATCAGGAACTGGTGATCGAATTCGGCAGCAGCGGGTACGTGATGCTTTACCGCCATGATGAACTGACTGACAGAGTGGTGATCCTGACCGTCAAGCATCAAAAAGAAGCCGGTTACCAAAACCCTTAATCCTGTCCTCTGAGATTACCCATTCGCCAAATTTAGCGTGCCACTACACGTCAACAGCGCTATTCCGCCACCGTCGAGAGCAATAAACGCGTGTAAGGATGCTGTGGCTGGTTGAAGATCTGCTCGACCGGTCCCGTTTCTACGATATCCCCGTCTTTCATTACCGCGATACGGTGGCTCATGTGCTGCACGACGCCCAGATCGTGGGAGATGAACAGCATTGTCAGCCCCAACTGGCGTTGCAACGCGACCAGCAAATCCAGCACCTGCGCCTGTGTGGTGACATCTAACGCTGATACTGGCTCATCGCAGATCAGAATTTCTGGCTCTGAAGCCAACGCCTGTGCGATGGATACACGCTGACGTTGTCCGCCAGACAGTGCTCTAGGACGTCGGGCTAGCAGGTCGGGTGTCAGCCCGACATATTCCAGCAGTGTCAGAATACGACGCTGTTTCTCATCCTCGCTCAGATCGCGGCGCAAACGCAGCGGCTGGTTCAGAATCTGTGCGACGGTAAATTGCGGATCGAAAGAACTGAGTGGATCTTGCGTGATGGTTTGAATGCGCGCACGCAGCGGTCGGCGCTCGCGTTCTGTCAGTGTACTCCAGGCGCTGTCTGCTAATTGGACGTCGCCGCTGTCCGGCTTTTGCAGTGCCAGAATGACTTTCCCCAGCGTGGTTTTACCTGAACCGGACTCCCCGACGATACCCAGTGTTTCACCACGTTTGATCTCAAGAGAAACTTGATTCACCGCCTGCATCCGACTGCCGTCCGGGCGTTTGAATGATACGGCAATCCGATCCGCCGTCAGCGCTACCGTGTCGGTGTTGATGCGATCGGTTGTCAGCGATGGTGCAATACCGCCCTGTAATGGATCGGCTCCAGCCAGCCATTTGCCACGCGTGGAGGCTGTTGGGATTGCCGCCAGCAGTTTGCGGGTATAGGGATGCGTCGGCGCAGACAGGATCTGCCGTGCCTCGCCACCTTCAACCAGCGAACCTTGTTGCATGACGATAACGCGATCCGCGACGTCTGCGACAACGGCAAGATCGTGGGTGATCAGTAGAACACCGTGACCCGCTTGTGCCAATGCGGTGAAGACTTTTAGCACCTGCTTCTGCACCGTAGCATCCAACGCGGTGGTCGGTTCATCGGCAATCAGCAACTGTGGACCCGCTGCCAACGCGGAAGCAATCAACGCGCGTTGACGCAGGCCGCCGGAAAGCTCATGGGGGTACTGTGCAGCTCGATTTTCTGGGTCAGGGATGCCCGCTTGTTTCAGGAGTTCGGCTACGCGTGCGGGAACCTGTTGGCGAGGCAATAAGCGATGGGTCAGAATCGGTTCGGCGACTTCCTGCCCGATCTTGCGCAGCGGGTCGAGAGACACCAGTGCATCCTGCAAAACAAAACCAATTTCACGGCCGCGAATCGCACGCCAGTCGCGATCGGTCAGATAGCGTAAATCGCATAGGCTGCCATCATGGCGCGTGAGTTCAATCGCATTTGCCTGAACATCGACGCCTTCGCCGGATAATCCCACCAGCGTACGTGCCGTGACGGATTTCCCTGAACCCGATTCGCCAACTAACGCCAGAATTTCTCCGGCATTGACCTGAAAAGAGAGATTTTTAACCGAACGAATCGGACCGAAGGGACTGGGAAACGTCACGCTCAAGCTGTCCACGCGCAGCAGCGGCGTCTTCGCCGGTGTATCTGAAGAGGGGTGAGAAGGTGTGTTCAGGCTCATCGGGCCTCTCCTTTTGCCAAAATAGCCTGTAAACGGCGACCGAGCACGGTAATGGAAATCACCGACAGCGCGACGACGCTGGCGGGTAGCAGGCTGACCCACGGTGCGATATCAAGGAAATTACGCCCGTCGGCGAGTAGTGCGCCCCATTCTGCGGTCGGTGGGACGACGCCCAGCCCCAGAAAGCTCAGCGCTGAGGCTGACAGTACGGCGTGCCCGACGCCAATGGTGGCGACAATCAGCAGCGGGCGCAGCGTATTGGGAATGATATGGCGGAAGACGATATATAACGGGTGTTCACCCAGCGCAATCGCATGCTCGACATAGCCAGATAACCTGACCTGTAGCACCTGAGAACGAATCAGACGGGCATAGCCAGCAATGCCTGCCAAGCCGACGGCCAGCATGGTGTTTTCCGGCCCACGTCCCAGCACGGCGATCACCAAGAGCGCCAGCAGCAGATCGGGAAACGCCAGCATGATGTCCAGTAGGCGCACCAAAACCTGACGAATACGCAGCGGGGCGAGCACCGACAGCGTACCAAACAGCACGCCGCCGAAGCAGGCGATGAGCATCGCACCGACGCCAATACCTAACGACAGTGACGTGCCGTGCACGATGCGGGCAAAAATGTCGCGCCCCAACTGATCGGTGCCAAACCAATAAGTGGCATTCGGTGACTGAAATACCGCGCCCATATCCATTTCATCTGCGGCGCGACTGGTAAACAGTGACGGAAAAAAGACCGCCAGCGCCAGCAGGAAAACAATAGCGGCGGGCAGCAGCGTCGCGGTGCTCAGCCACGGGCTGCGATAGGTTTTTCTTGAGGGTGTCTGCGTGTAGGGCATGGGTTCACTACTCATGGGCGCTCGCCTTCTTGCGTAAGCGGGGATCGATGATGAGGTACAGCGCATCCACCAGCAAATTTATGACGACGAAAAGGAACGCGGACAGCATAACGACACCCAGCACCAGCGGCATGTCACGGTTTTCAATCGCGCTCAGCGTGACCTGTCCGATACCGGCGCGGCCAAACACGGTTTCAGTCAGTACGGACCCCCCCAGCACGCTTGCTAATAACGTACCGGTCAGCGTTGAAGCGGCCAGTGACGCATGGCGTAAACCGTGGCGGAAACGCAGTCGGATTTCGCTGACACCGCGAGTACGAACGGTTAACGAGAACGGCTGGGATAACGCATCTTCCAGACCATCACGCAGTACCTGACTCAGAATAGCGGCAATCGGCAGGCTTAACGTGATCACCGGTAATACCAACGACATAAAACCGTCGTTGCCGGTGACAGGGAACCATTGCAGGCGAAAACTGAACAGGCTGAGTAGCACGATACCGATCCAGTAGACTGGCGTGCTAAGCAGCGTCAGTTCCAGCCACGATACGGCGCTGCGTAACACGCCATAGCGACCTGCGGTGAGTAGCGCACTGACGATAGCGAGGAACAGGGCCAATACCAAACCACCAAATGCCAGCGGCAGGGTTTGATGCATGGCATCTGCGATGACGGAGCCGACAGGTTGGCGATAGAGATAGCTGACGCCAAAATCACCCTGTAGCGCCTGCCCGCAGTAGCGCAGATATTGCACCCACAGCGGTTGATCCAAGCCAAACTGTTTGATGAGCACGGCGCGATAGGCTGCATCCACCACGTTTTCGCCGCCGCTGAGAATGGCAACGGGATCGCCGGGGATCAGTTTGACGGCAATAAACGTCAATGTGGCTGCGCCCCAGAGCACAGCCAGAATGGTGAAGAGACGTTTGCCTAACGCGAGCAGGTTAACGTTTAATCCAGACATCATAGAAATTCGGTTTTGCGTTGGTGGCCCAGCTTATGCCCTGTACCTGTTTGGACAAGCCGAGCTGATAAGCAGGAACGTACAAAGGAACGACATACGCCTGATCGATGACTTCGCGCTGTATTTCGGTATAGAGCTGTTTACGTTCCGCTTCGCCTGCGCCGATGGCTTTTCTCAGCTTATCATCCAGCACGCTGATACGAGTAAAACCGTTGCCGTTCGGTGGCGCATAGGCCGAATCAAAGACGGTACGCAGAATATCGGGCTCTGCACGTACGAAGAAGTTAGACGCGATGTCGTATTCGTTAGCGTTAGTGCGCGTGGTGAATTCACCTGCGTCGACTGGCGTCAATTGGACGTCAAAGCCTGCTTGTTTCACCTGGAATTGCACGGCCTGGAACAGAGCGACATCCGCTGCTTCAACGTTGGTTGATGCATAGACAAAGCTGACGCTCAGGCGCTTGCCGTCTTTGGTACGGAACCCTGCGCTGTCTTTCTGTTTCCAGCCTGCGTTATCCAGCAGGTCGTTGGCCTTTTTCACATCAAAGCCCCAGCGTGACGCGACGCTCGGATCGTAGTACAGCGTGGCTGGACCGAGCACGTTATCGGCCGCTTTTAGCGTACCGAAGAAGGCGACTTTTACCGCTGCGTTGCTGTCTACTGCGCTCTGGAATGCTTTACGCACCGCGACGTCCTGGAAAGGACCTTTGGAGGTGTTGAGATAGAGCACGCGGTTAACGCCTGGATTTTCATAGGTGATGACTTCCAGTTTCGGATTACGCTTCACCGTTGGGAAATTGGCAGGCGGTACGGCATCAATTGCCTGAATCTGTCCACTGCTTAGTGCGCCAAGGCGAACTGATGCTTCCGGCAGATATTTGAATACCAGACCATCCAGATAAGCAGGGCCTGTATGTTTTGCATAGCCCGGTCCCCAGTTGTAATCAGGGCGTTTCGTCAGTTTGCTGCCGCTGCCTTTTACAAAGGAATCGAGAATAAATGGCCCAGATCCCACCACGGTATTACTGGTGTTTGGCGTGTTCTTCAGGTAAGTCGGCGATTGAATGCCCAGATACGGTAGACTCAACCCCTGTAACAGCGCCGCAAACGGTGAGCTGTAGTGGAGCACAATGGTATAGTCATCCGGCGTTGATATTTTGTCGATCGGGCCTAACAGCGATTTGGCGTAGCTGGAGGTGGTTTTTGGATCGAGAATGCGTTCGATATTATATTTCACGGCTTCTGCATCGAGCTTGGTGCCGTCGCTGAACGTGACATCTTTGCGCAGATGGAAGGTGTATTCGGTATTGTTATCGTTGATCTTCCAACTTTCTGCCAACCAAGGCGTAAAGCGGTTGTCCTCTGCTTGCCCAACCAGTGAATCAACAACGTTACGGGAAATCAGTGCGGCCACGCCGTAGGCGGTAATGTGCGGATCGATAACGGGAGTATCGCTGCCCAAACCGACATTCAGAATGCCGCCGGCTACTGGTTTTTCAGCACCTTGCGCCGCGTAAGCGCCGGGGTTGAGTGCGAAGAGTAATGAGAGTAATCCTGCGGCGAGAGTCGTAACCTGCGGATGATTTTTTTCCATTCCCTGTGTCCTTTACGAATGTCATGAGGCCATACACGGCGGTCTTTTCGCTACTCTAAAGGGCTGTCTTATGCATGTAAAAGAATAAAAATTGATTTTCAATTCCATAAAAATATATATGCGGAAGGGGATTGGCAGGAACGCTTTACTTCGCTGATGTCGTTTTACTGGCTACGTGCCGGGACGTTCTTTGTCACGGGGTCATGTGTGATGCAAGGTGAGAGTATGAGTTACGGAACTGTTATTATTTCACAAATAAATAACCAGGCTATTTATTATTGACACTTTATTGCTGAGTTATTATTCATTTCTCTCTCTGTAAATATACATTTCGTCTACGTTATAGAATCTGGTTTTTCAATTATTGAATAAAAATTTCACAAAAAATCAACTCGTGATTTCTTATTGTCATTTTATAAAAATTAAAACCGCATTCCTAATAACAAAATAACCTAGAGATATTGTTGGATATATCAATTAACCTCTTTATAAGTACATAATACCTATGTAAGAATATAACCTTTAATGGTTAGATTGGTAAAAAAATGAACTTTTTTGAACAAACATCTCCATCTCGGAGACGCTATGGATTAGCTGCTTTTATTGGTTTGATTGCAGGTATTGTTTCATCTTTCGTAAAGTGGGGTGCAGAAAATCCACTTCCACCGCGTAGCCCTACTGATATGTTTAGTGGCGCTTGTGCACCCGAATCATTGATTAGAGCTGCTGAGCAAATTGATTGTTCTCGTAACTTTCTTAACCCTCCCTACATTTTTTTACGCGATTGGCTTGGCGTCGTTGATCCTAATGCGGCTGTTTATACCTTTGCCGGCCACGTATTCAATTGGGTTGGTGTAACGCATATTATTTTCTCTATTGTTTTTGCCGTAGGTTACTGCGTTGTTGCCGAAGTATTTCCTAAAATAAAATTATGGCAGGGTTTGTTGGCTGGTGCGCTGGCTCAATTATTTGTCCATATGATTTCATTCCCATTGATGGGTCTGACGCCTTCGCTATTTGTTCTTCCTTGGTATGAACATGTATCAGAAATCGTGGGCCATCTCATTTGGTTCTGGTCTATTGAAATTATTCGCCGTGATTTGCGTAATCGTATGACTCACGAACCTGACCCGGAAATTCCTTTGGGCGCTTCACGATAAATCGTGATTTTATTTTAGTGATATAAAATATTACGAGGCTTATTCTTTCTGTTTCACAGTAAAAATAAGCTTGCAATAAAAATTGAAGCTATTCCAGAACGCCTTGAGACTCTCTCAGGGCGTTTTTACTTTCTTGGTTATCAAAGCGATTGCCACTCGGACGGTCAGGTTTCCCTCACGGGAGGGCGATCGAACGAGCATAAAGCAACGACGTTTATTTAAGTTTGTGAGCACTTACATCTTTATTGGTTTTACTGGGAGCAAGGGAACCAAACAGTAAACGCTACCTGCTATGCTTCATCTTGCCAAACGTCCTCATATCCGGCCCGATCGATGATGAATTTTGTTCCTTCGGGTAAAAATAGATACGGTATGACTTCAGGCAACATTTCCTCCAGATGACTCGTG is a window of Pectobacterium punjabense DNA encoding:
- a CDS encoding ABC transporter permease; amino-acid sequence: MMSGLNVNLLALGKRLFTILAVLWGAATLTFIAVKLIPGDPVAILSGGENVVDAAYRAVLIKQFGLDQPLWVQYLRYCGQALQGDFGVSYLYRQPVGSVIADAMHQTLPLAFGGLVLALFLAIVSALLTAGRYGVLRSAVSWLELTLLSTPVYWIGIVLLSLFSFRLQWFPVTGNDGFMSLVLPVITLSLPIAAILSQVLRDGLEDALSQPFSLTVRTRGVSEIRLRFRHGLRHASLAASTLTGTLLASVLGGSVLTETVFGRAGIGQVTLSAIENRDMPLVLGVVMLSAFLFVVINLLVDALYLIIDPRLRKKASAHE
- a CDS encoding type II toxin-antitoxin system RelE/ParE family toxin codes for the protein MPQVIVSERARRDLQRLQDFLKNKNALAAKKAAEVLIRGIRQLEALPNIGRPVEHLPLEYQELVIEFGSSGYVMLYRHDELTDRVVILTVKHQKEAGYQNP
- a CDS encoding CopG family ribbon-helix-helix protein encodes the protein MADTPRQTTTLRIDQDIKERLKTLADDRHSSAHALMLEAIAEYVEREEKRSQYRKEALAAWEEYQNTGEHITADETVTWLESWGSGHEQDAPACHK
- a CDS encoding YagU family protein, translated to MNFFEQTSPSRRRYGLAAFIGLIAGIVSSFVKWGAENPLPPRSPTDMFSGACAPESLIRAAEQIDCSRNFLNPPYIFLRDWLGVVDPNAAVYTFAGHVFNWVGVTHIIFSIVFAVGYCVVAEVFPKIKLWQGLLAGALAQLFVHMISFPLMGLTPSLFVLPWYEHVSEIVGHLIWFWSIEIIRRDLRNRMTHEPDPEIPLGASR
- a CDS encoding ABC transporter substrate-binding protein codes for the protein MEKNHPQVTTLAAGLLSLLFALNPGAYAAQGAEKPVAGGILNVGLGSDTPVIDPHITAYGVAALISRNVVDSLVGQAEDNRFTPWLAESWKINDNNTEYTFHLRKDVTFSDGTKLDAEAVKYNIERILDPKTTSSYAKSLLGPIDKISTPDDYTIVLHYSSPFAALLQGLSLPYLGIQSPTYLKNTPNTSNTVVGSGPFILDSFVKGSGSKLTKRPDYNWGPGYAKHTGPAYLDGLVFKYLPEASVRLGALSSGQIQAIDAVPPANFPTVKRNPKLEVITYENPGVNRVLYLNTSKGPFQDVAVRKAFQSAVDSNAAVKVAFFGTLKAADNVLGPATLYYDPSVASRWGFDVKKANDLLDNAGWKQKDSAGFRTKDGKRLSVSFVYASTNVEAADVALFQAVQFQVKQAGFDVQLTPVDAGEFTTRTNANEYDIASNFFVRAEPDILRTVFDSAYAPPNGNGFTRISVLDDKLRKAIGAGEAERKQLYTEIQREVIDQAYVVPLYVPAYQLGLSKQVQGISWATNAKPNFYDVWIKR
- a CDS encoding dipeptide ABC transporter ATP-binding protein, encoding MSLNTPSHPSSDTPAKTPLLRVDSLSVTFPSPFGPIRSVKNLSFQVNAGEILALVGESGSGKSVTARTLVGLSGEGVDVQANAIELTRHDGSLCDLRYLTDRDWRAIRGREIGFVLQDALVSLDPLRKIGQEVAEPILTHRLLPRQQVPARVAELLKQAGIPDPENRAAQYPHELSGGLRQRALIASALAAGPQLLIADEPTTALDATVQKQVLKVFTALAQAGHGVLLITHDLAVVADVADRVIVMQQGSLVEGGEARQILSAPTHPYTRKLLAAIPTASTRGKWLAGADPLQGGIAPSLTTDRINTDTVALTADRIAVSFKRPDGSRMQAVNQVSLEIKRGETLGIVGESGSGKTTLGKVILALQKPDSGDVQLADSAWSTLTERERRPLRARIQTITQDPLSSFDPQFTVAQILNQPLRLRRDLSEDEKQRRILTLLEYVGLTPDLLARRPRALSGGQRQRVSIAQALASEPEILICDEPVSALDVTTQAQVLDLLVALQRQLGLTMLFISHDLGVVQHMSHRIAVMKDGDIVETGPVEQIFNQPQHPYTRLLLSTVAE
- a CDS encoding ABC transporter permease, yielding MSSEPMPYTQTPSRKTYRSPWLSTATLLPAAIVFLLALAVFFPSLFTSRAADEMDMGAVFQSPNATYWFGTDQLGRDIFARIVHGTSLSLGIGVGAMLIACFGGVLFGTLSVLAPLRIRQVLVRLLDIMLAFPDLLLALLVIAVLGRGPENTMLAVGLAGIAGYARLIRSQVLQVRLSGYVEHAIALGEHPLYIVFRHIIPNTLRPLLIVATIGVGHAVLSASALSFLGLGVVPPTAEWGALLADGRNFLDIAPWVSLLPASVVALSVISITVLGRRLQAILAKGEAR